Proteins encoded within one genomic window of Amycolatopsis sp. 2-15:
- a CDS encoding ABC transporter permease — translation MTGRTVLATLFRFQSVFGLVVVFAAAIVFSPSNDGELVFLGADNLLNVVRAISEIGILAVGMTLVILVGGIDLSVGSVLGLASVGVAELLTTNDWALVPAVLAILALGLGFGLVQGVASARFRIQSFIVTLAGMQIARGLARMWSGGEGVSITYGDGPGQAPVPFSLLGERTFNGTVPIPALIFVVVAALAMVLLRVSAFSRHIYAIGGNEKAARLSGVPVVRVKVLVFGICGLLAALAGIVHAGQLNFGGPNDGSGYELNAIAAVVIGGTSLSGGRGTVLGTVAGALLVGVLDNILQLNNIDSNVQLIVVGVVIVFAAGLQRLRPGRAQAGP, via the coding sequence GTGACCGGCCGCACGGTGCTCGCCACGCTGTTCCGGTTCCAGAGCGTCTTCGGGCTCGTCGTGGTGTTCGCCGCCGCGATCGTGTTCTCGCCCTCGAACGACGGCGAACTCGTGTTCCTCGGCGCGGACAACCTGCTCAACGTCGTCCGCGCCATCTCCGAGATCGGCATCCTCGCCGTCGGCATGACGCTGGTGATCCTCGTCGGCGGCATCGACCTGTCCGTGGGCTCCGTGCTGGGCCTCGCGTCCGTCGGCGTCGCCGAGCTGCTGACCACGAACGACTGGGCCCTCGTGCCCGCCGTGCTCGCGATCCTCGCGCTCGGCCTCGGTTTCGGCCTGGTACAAGGAGTCGCGAGCGCGCGGTTCCGCATCCAGTCGTTCATCGTCACCCTCGCCGGCATGCAGATCGCCCGCGGCCTCGCCCGCATGTGGTCCGGCGGCGAAGGCGTGTCGATCACCTACGGCGACGGCCCCGGCCAGGCGCCGGTGCCGTTCTCGCTGCTGGGGGAGCGGACGTTCAACGGCACCGTCCCGATCCCCGCGCTCATCTTCGTCGTGGTCGCCGCCCTCGCCATGGTGCTGCTGCGGGTGAGCGCGTTCTCCCGGCACATCTACGCGATCGGCGGCAACGAGAAGGCCGCGCGGCTGTCCGGCGTGCCTGTGGTGCGTGTGAAAGTGCTCGTGTTCGGCATTTGCGGCCTGCTCGCCGCGCTGGCCGGCATCGTCCACGCGGGACAGCTCAACTTCGGCGGCCCCAACGACGGCAGCGGCTACGAGCTCAACGCGATCGCCGCCGTGGTCATCGGCGGCACCAGCCTCTCGGGTGGGCGCGGGACCGTGCTCGGCACCGTGGCGGGCGCACTGCTCGTCGGCGTGCTCGACAACATCCTCCAGCTCAACAACATCGACTCCAACGTTCAGCTGATCGTGGTCGGCGTGGTGATCGTGTTCGCCGCCGGGCTGCAACGGCTGCGTCCGGGCCGCGCGCAGGCCGGCCCGTAG
- a CDS encoding L-fucose/L-arabinose isomerase family protein — MTRIGVIAISDGRDHVHRRNTGFIRSKVDSFIAALTAAGHDVISGGLVATNTTATAAARSVAAASVDVTVFYYGVWSFPHFTMLAADATTTPLLLVASTDPAEPGLVGMLAAGGALDQIGRRHTRLWGAPDDPALADDVGAHARAAGAVASLRGSTFGRFGGRPMGMNTAVANTDQWMRQFGVDVEEIDQYELVLRAEKADAAEAARGREWLERLATVHYDGAKLTPELLERQIRAYLAVRELAAERHLDFSGIKSQPELTENFATMDVAEALLNDPYDWNGPKTVHVTATESDMDGALTMQLMHRITGTPVLFADVRHHHPDRDVWDLCNSGQHATWFAARSGDPAENLGRVHLYPSVFFFPAGGASVAHFAAPGRMTLARLTRLDGAYRLQLVMGEFECYDDATNTALAARSTPEWPHAFTRLDVEATVFLRGFGANHIHAVPGDRRRELRVAAELLGVRVEEWTR; from the coding sequence ATGACACGCATCGGGGTCATCGCGATCTCCGACGGTCGCGATCACGTGCACCGGCGCAACACCGGGTTCATTCGGTCCAAAGTGGACTCTTTTATCGCCGCCCTCACGGCCGCCGGCCACGACGTGATCAGCGGCGGGCTCGTGGCCACCAACACCACGGCGACCGCGGCCGCCCGGTCCGTCGCCGCGGCTTCGGTGGACGTGACAGTGTTCTACTACGGCGTCTGGAGCTTCCCGCACTTCACGATGCTGGCGGCCGACGCGACGACCACACCGTTGCTGCTCGTCGCGTCCACCGATCCGGCGGAACCGGGGCTCGTCGGGATGCTCGCCGCGGGAGGCGCCCTGGACCAGATCGGCCGGCGCCACACTCGGTTGTGGGGCGCGCCGGACGACCCGGCGCTGGCCGACGACGTCGGCGCGCACGCGCGGGCGGCCGGCGCCGTGGCGTCGCTGCGCGGCTCGACGTTCGGGCGGTTCGGCGGGCGGCCGATGGGAATGAACACCGCCGTCGCCAACACGGACCAGTGGATGCGGCAGTTCGGCGTGGACGTCGAGGAGATCGACCAGTACGAGCTCGTGCTGCGCGCCGAGAAGGCCGACGCCGCCGAGGCCGCGCGTGGGCGCGAGTGGCTGGAGCGGCTCGCGACTGTCCACTATGACGGGGCGAAGCTGACGCCTGAGTTGCTGGAGCGGCAGATCCGGGCGTACCTGGCCGTGCGGGAGCTCGCGGCCGAGCGGCACCTGGACTTCTCCGGCATCAAGTCGCAACCCGAGCTGACGGAGAACTTCGCGACGATGGACGTGGCGGAGGCGTTGCTCAACGACCCGTACGACTGGAACGGGCCCAAGACCGTCCACGTCACCGCCACGGAGTCCGATATGGACGGTGCGCTGACGATGCAGCTGATGCACCGCATCACGGGCACGCCGGTGCTGTTCGCGGATGTCCGGCACCACCATCCCGATCGTGACGTGTGGGATTTGTGCAATTCCGGACAACACGCCACGTGGTTCGCCGCCCGCAGCGGCGACCCGGCGGAGAACCTCGGCCGCGTGCACCTGTATCCGTCGGTGTTCTTCTTCCCCGCCGGTGGGGCGTCGGTGGCGCACTTCGCGGCGCCGGGGCGGATGACCCTCGCGCGGCTGACCCGGCTCGACGGGGCTTACCGGCTGCAGCTGGTCATGGGCGAGTTCGAATGCTACGACGACGCCACGAACACGGCGTTGGCCGCTCGGTCCACACCGGAATGGCCGCACGCGTTCACCCGGCTCGACGTCGAGGCGACGGTGTTCCTCCGGGGGTTCGGTGCCAACCACATCCACGCCGTCCCGGGCGATCGACGGCGGGAACTGCGCGTGGCGGCGGAGCTGCTCGGGGTGCGCGTGGAGGAGTGGACGCGCTGA
- a CDS encoding EsaB/YukD family protein, whose amino-acid sequence MELALPDRSPIAELLPGLVRRTGDALADEGAQDGGWMLRRLDGSPVTEASALGAQRVRDGEVLHLVPRGTDWPELEYDDLAATVAAGAARTGRLWAPRHPRALGLAGAGAAVLLTLVAALRSGPPWGAASLAADGVAVLVLAAATVLSRALGDSGAGAALAAAPQCGVGCAQRTGSGGARSRRGSAVPWWCCTADPPPRARAVPRRPPRAVPAERHPSPRRSPAKPTR is encoded by the coding sequence ATGGAACTGGCGCTGCCGGACCGGTCGCCGATCGCGGAGCTGCTGCCCGGCCTGGTGCGCCGCACCGGCGACGCGCTCGCCGACGAGGGCGCGCAGGACGGTGGCTGGATGCTGCGCCGCCTCGACGGCAGCCCCGTCACGGAGGCGAGCGCCCTCGGCGCCCAGCGCGTGCGCGACGGTGAGGTGCTTCACCTTGTGCCGAGGGGCACAGACTGGCCGGAACTCGAGTACGACGACCTCGCGGCCACGGTCGCGGCCGGCGCCGCGCGCACCGGGCGGCTGTGGGCTCCCCGCCACCCGCGGGCGCTGGGCCTGGCGGGCGCCGGCGCGGCTGTGCTGCTGACGCTGGTCGCCGCGCTGCGCTCGGGCCCGCCGTGGGGCGCGGCCTCGTTGGCGGCCGACGGGGTCGCTGTGCTGGTGCTCGCGGCGGCCACGGTGCTATCGCGCGCGCTGGGTGATTCCGGTGCGGGCGCCGCGCTTGCGGCCGCACCCCAATGTGGCGTTGGGTGCGCTCAACGCACCGGCTCGGGCGGGGCCCGGTCGCGACGCGGGTCAGCGGTCCCCTGGTGGTGCTGCACGGCGGACCCGCCACCGCGAGCGCGAGCCGTGCCGCGACGGCCACCGCGAGCAGTACCAGCAGAGCGGCACCCATCGCCGCGACGATCACCAGCGAAGCCAACCCGTTGA
- a CDS encoding PLP-dependent aminotransferase family protein: MDFHVTLAGRGDLGTRIYRELRDAILDGRLRSGERLPPTRELAKRLSVSRNTVAVAYDRLTADGFLAGRVGSGTYVSAELPAGRTRQAPAGSARPREVWRTLPPLEPAGTDPEYDFRVGIPDARLFPMQAWRRLLSAELRGTGSAHYGDPAGHAGLRAAIARHVGVSRSVRADAGDVLVTQGAQQALDLLCRVLVEPGDRVAMEEPGYRMARLLFRSHGAEIVGVPVDGEGLQVSALPPRTRLVYVTPSHQFPLGTPMSLARRTALLDWAERTGAIVIEDDYDSEFRFSDRPLEPLQSLDRAGCVAYVGSFSKTLLPVLRLGFLVAPRSLRDALLYARQLADWHGDHHAQAALARFLDEGPFARHIRKATREYAARHEHITKLLHEEFAELLTPVPSAAGLHLCALSDVDVELVAARANQAGVGVQSLAGLCGEPAPSGLALGYGAVAPEKIEAGLAVLRRVFDEG, from the coding sequence GTGGACTTCCACGTGACGCTCGCCGGGCGCGGCGACCTCGGCACGCGCATCTACCGCGAGCTGCGCGACGCGATCCTCGACGGCCGGCTGCGCTCCGGCGAACGCCTCCCGCCCACCCGGGAGCTGGCGAAACGCCTGTCGGTCTCCCGCAACACCGTCGCCGTGGCCTACGACCGGCTCACCGCGGACGGGTTCCTCGCCGGCCGCGTCGGCTCCGGCACCTACGTGTCCGCCGAGCTGCCCGCCGGCCGGACGAGACAGGCACCTGCCGGTTCGGCCCGGCCGCGCGAGGTGTGGCGGACGCTGCCCCCGCTCGAACCGGCGGGCACCGACCCGGAGTACGACTTCCGCGTCGGCATTCCCGACGCGCGGCTCTTCCCGATGCAGGCCTGGCGCCGGCTGCTGTCGGCGGAGCTGCGAGGAACCGGTTCCGCGCACTACGGCGACCCCGCGGGCCACGCCGGGCTGCGGGCGGCGATCGCGCGCCACGTCGGCGTTTCGCGGTCCGTGCGCGCCGACGCCGGCGACGTCCTCGTGACCCAGGGCGCGCAGCAGGCGCTCGACCTGCTGTGCCGCGTGCTGGTCGAACCCGGCGACCGCGTCGCGATGGAAGAACCCGGCTACCGCATGGCGCGGCTACTGTTCCGTTCGCACGGCGCCGAAATCGTCGGCGTGCCCGTGGACGGTGAAGGATTGCAGGTCTCGGCCCTGCCCCCGCGCACGCGGCTGGTGTACGTCACGCCGTCGCACCAGTTCCCTCTGGGCACGCCGATGTCGCTCGCGCGCCGGACCGCGCTGCTCGACTGGGCCGAGCGCACCGGCGCGATCGTGATCGAGGACGACTACGACAGCGAGTTCCGCTTCTCCGACCGCCCGCTCGAACCGTTGCAGAGCCTCGACCGCGCCGGCTGCGTCGCGTACGTCGGCTCGTTCTCCAAAACCCTGCTTCCCGTGCTGCGCCTGGGTTTCCTGGTCGCGCCGCGCTCGTTGCGCGACGCGTTGCTCTACGCCCGGCAACTGGCTGACTGGCACGGCGACCACCACGCGCAGGCCGCGCTCGCCCGGTTCCTCGACGAGGGCCCGTTCGCCCGCCACATCCGCAAGGCGACCCGCGAATACGCCGCGCGCCACGAGCACATCACGAAGTTGCTGCACGAGGAGTTCGCGGAACTGCTCACGCCGGTGCCCTCGGCCGCCGGGCTGCACCTCTGTGCACTGTCCGATGTGGACGTGGAACTCGTTGCGGCGCGGGCGAACCAAGCCGGTGTCGGGGTGCAGTCTCTGGCGGGACTGTGCGGGGAACCCGCGCCGTCCGGGCTGGCCCTCGGCTACGGCGCCGTGGCCCCGGAGAAGATCGAGGCCGGCCTCGCCGTACTGAGACGCGTGTTCGACGAGGGTTGA
- a CDS encoding STAS domain-containing protein: MNTPFPAVSVPAELTITTTDHEGARVLTPVGDLDAATAHVFAEALTDAVELGRPVVADLSRVEFLGCAGIRALFTAHDRAVSFTVVCDGARSLRRCLDVTGASAMVAVHPTLSRALAAAVAS; this comes from the coding sequence ATGAACACCCCGTTTCCCGCGGTTTCGGTACCGGCGGAGCTCACCATCACCACCACCGACCACGAAGGCGCTCGTGTGCTCACCCCGGTGGGTGACCTCGACGCCGCCACCGCCCACGTTTTCGCCGAAGCACTCACCGACGCCGTCGAGCTCGGCAGGCCCGTGGTGGCGGATCTCTCCCGCGTCGAGTTCCTCGGCTGCGCCGGTATCCGCGCGTTGTTCACCGCGCACGATCGGGCTGTTTCGTTCACCGTGGTGTGTGACGGTGCGCGCAGCCTGCGCCGCTGCCTCGACGTGACCGGTGCGTCCGCCATGGTGGCCGTGCACCCGACGCTGAGCCGAGCGCTGGCGGCCGCGGTCGCGTCCTGA
- a CDS encoding ATP-binding cassette domain-containing protein has product MAEIGRVADRATVLRNGEVVAEFAARELTAAQVAEAMVGRPVQQMFTTETKPFEGEHVLVVDELVVTPQAGRREPAGVSLKVGAGEIVGVAGLLGSGRTELLETLYGASPGTITGGQIRLNGKEYRPKSPRDALRNGVAFVPEDRRISGLSLDHSTLANTVLSVVDALARFGIVSAGRERETARTSAEQLGVKLRTLADPVGALSGGNQQKVVLGRALLTKPQLLLLDEPTRGVDVGAKAEIYRILGEVAQTGVGILLASSEPAELVGVCDRVVVLRGGKTVHELDTALAGEGELLAASMGDVR; this is encoded by the coding sequence ATGGCAGAAATCGGACGCGTCGCGGACCGGGCAACAGTGCTGCGCAACGGCGAAGTCGTCGCCGAGTTCGCCGCGCGCGAGCTGACGGCGGCGCAGGTAGCCGAAGCGATGGTGGGCCGGCCGGTGCAGCAGATGTTCACGACCGAAACCAAGCCGTTCGAAGGCGAACACGTTTTGGTGGTAGACGAACTCGTAGTCACACCGCAGGCCGGCCGCCGCGAACCGGCGGGGGTCAGCCTGAAGGTCGGCGCCGGAGAGATCGTCGGGGTCGCCGGACTGCTCGGCTCAGGCCGCACCGAACTCCTCGAAACCCTCTACGGCGCGTCCCCAGGAACCATCACCGGCGGCCAAATCCGGCTCAACGGCAAGGAATACCGGCCGAAATCCCCGCGAGACGCGCTTCGCAACGGCGTGGCGTTCGTCCCCGAGGACCGCCGGATCTCCGGCCTCTCGCTGGACCACTCGACCCTCGCCAACACCGTCCTTTCCGTCGTCGACGCATTGGCCCGCTTCGGCATCGTCTCCGCCGGCCGAGAGCGCGAAACCGCCCGAACCTCGGCCGAACAGCTCGGTGTCAAACTTCGCACACTCGCCGACCCGGTCGGCGCGTTGTCCGGCGGCAACCAGCAAAAGGTGGTTCTCGGACGCGCTCTGCTCACAAAACCACAGCTGCTGTTACTCGACGAACCAACCCGAGGCGTCGACGTCGGCGCGAAGGCCGAGATCTACCGAATCCTGGGAGAAGTCGCACAAACCGGGGTGGGAATCCTCCTCGCGTCGTCCGAACCCGCCGAGCTGGTGGGAGTCTGCGACCGCGTGGTGGTGCTGCGCGGCGGCAAGACCGTGCACGAGCTCGACACCGCCCTCGCCGGCGAAGGCGAGCTGCTCGCCGCCTCGATGGGAGACGTCCGGTGA
- a CDS encoding SsgA family sporulation/cell division regulator: MGTEPPVVHATIVFGLRTFGSVPLPVRADLEYDPSDPYAISVGYHAGPGVVRWLFGRDLLADGLIAPAGDGDVRVRPAADDARVVVELNAPDGSAVLEAPADELADFLDRTYDEVPAGDEALWFDFDQELAKLALRD, encoded by the coding sequence ATGGGCACCGAGCCCCCCGTCGTCCACGCGACGATCGTCTTCGGGCTGCGCACGTTCGGGAGCGTTCCGCTGCCGGTGCGCGCTGACCTCGAGTACGACCCGTCGGACCCGTACGCCATTTCCGTCGGCTACCACGCCGGCCCCGGTGTCGTCCGCTGGCTCTTCGGCCGCGACCTGCTCGCAGACGGCCTCATCGCCCCCGCCGGCGACGGCGACGTGCGAGTGCGCCCCGCCGCCGACGACGCCCGCGTGGTCGTCGAGCTCAACGCCCCCGACGGCTCCGCCGTGCTGGAAGCCCCGGCCGACGAGCTCGCAGACTTCCTCGACCGCACCTACGACGAGGTCCCGGCCGGCGACGAGGCCCTCTGGTTCGACTTCGACCAGGAACTCGCGAAGCTGGCCCTGCGCGACTGA
- a CDS encoding substrate-binding domain-containing protein, with translation MSITTRRGLALAVAGVAFVATACGTTHENAPGASSGAGPATQACKGPGGKFTIGMSQANLGEPYRVRMDDDIRKAAASIPQFTVNFADAAQDNSKQVEQVSTFLTQKIDLLIISPNEATPLTSVVKKAYDQGIPVLVLDRKVDGDAYTSFIGADNVDIGRQAGQYFKQHVLPQGGKIVELKGLAGSTPAKERADGFDEGIAGSGITIVGTADADWLRDKGQQQADALLKAHPDAQAIFSENDPMAEGARLAAQNAGKATLPIVGIDGLPVPEGGIKAVEAGRLSATFIYPTGGAEAVAAAKKLLVDCGQVQKAQTLQTRLITKDNATQVYAELNQGS, from the coding sequence ATGTCCATCACCACCCGCCGCGGGCTGGCGCTCGCGGTCGCCGGGGTCGCGTTCGTGGCCACGGCCTGCGGCACCACGCACGAGAACGCGCCAGGGGCGTCGTCCGGCGCCGGACCCGCCACGCAGGCGTGCAAGGGGCCGGGCGGGAAGTTCACCATCGGCATGAGCCAGGCGAATCTCGGTGAGCCCTACCGCGTGCGGATGGACGACGACATCCGCAAGGCGGCCGCGTCGATCCCGCAGTTCACCGTCAACTTCGCCGACGCCGCGCAGGACAACTCGAAGCAGGTGGAGCAGGTCAGCACGTTCCTCACACAGAAGATCGACCTGCTCATCATCAGTCCCAACGAGGCGACGCCGCTCACCAGCGTCGTGAAGAAGGCCTACGACCAAGGCATTCCGGTGCTGGTGCTCGACCGCAAAGTGGACGGTGACGCGTACACGTCGTTCATCGGCGCGGACAATGTGGACATCGGGCGCCAGGCCGGCCAGTACTTCAAGCAGCACGTCCTGCCCCAAGGCGGGAAGATCGTGGAGCTGAAAGGCCTCGCGGGTTCGACGCCGGCGAAGGAACGCGCCGACGGCTTCGACGAGGGCATCGCGGGCTCGGGCATCACGATCGTCGGGACCGCCGACGCCGATTGGTTGCGCGACAAGGGTCAGCAGCAGGCCGACGCGCTGCTCAAGGCCCATCCCGACGCGCAGGCGATCTTCTCCGAGAACGACCCCATGGCCGAAGGCGCCCGGCTCGCGGCGCAGAACGCGGGCAAGGCGACGCTGCCGATCGTCGGGATCGACGGGCTCCCCGTGCCGGAGGGCGGGATCAAGGCGGTGGAGGCCGGGCGGCTGTCGGCCACGTTCATCTACCCGACCGGCGGGGCGGAAGCCGTTGCCGCGGCGAAGAAACTGCTCGTCGACTGCGGGCAGGTCCAGAAGGCGCAGACCCTGCAGACACGGCTGATCACCAAGGACAACGCCACGCAGGTCTACGCCGAGCTCAACCAAGGCTCATGA
- a CDS encoding MFS transporter, with translation MTTIERPASVAGSRPGRLLAGAQLAASLGDGAFLTCAVLYFTRVVGLTPGQVGLGLTLGWAVGTVAGVPLGHAADRRGARGAAVLLSVATGLAITAFLFAGSAWTFTLAACCYATGQCGVSAVRQALLAAVAEPQQRTRVRAHLQSAGNAGLAVGAGLGGLALLADTPGAYAAAFTLDAAAFVVSAVLLRLLPAVAPVPRVEGEPALAVLRDRPYALVTLLNAILLLRMPLLSFAIPLWIVSRTAAPEWTVSALFVLNTIVVVLGQVRVATRVTGLPSAKRLVRHSGVLLAASCVTFALSATGSSATVAVAVLVAGALLQALGEMLQSAGTWEIGFALAPAARQGQYQGFFGTGTSVARMAGPALLSTALVQWGTPGWLLVGAVFAAAGWAMGPAVRWAGQRG, from the coding sequence ATGACGACGATCGAGCGCCCCGCCTCCGTGGCCGGTTCGCGGCCCGGCCGCTTGCTCGCGGGTGCGCAGCTCGCCGCCTCACTGGGCGATGGTGCTTTTCTCACGTGCGCGGTGCTGTATTTCACGCGCGTTGTCGGATTGACACCAGGCCAGGTGGGGCTGGGTCTCACGCTGGGCTGGGCGGTGGGCACGGTCGCCGGCGTGCCGCTTGGGCACGCGGCCGACCGCAGGGGCGCGCGGGGTGCGGCGGTGCTGCTGTCGGTGGCGACCGGGCTGGCGATCACGGCGTTCCTGTTCGCGGGTTCGGCGTGGACGTTCACGCTCGCCGCTTGTTGTTATGCCACCGGGCAATGTGGGGTCAGCGCCGTGCGCCAGGCCCTGCTGGCCGCCGTGGCGGAGCCGCAGCAGCGCACGCGGGTCCGCGCGCACCTGCAGTCGGCCGGCAACGCGGGGCTGGCCGTCGGCGCGGGCCTCGGCGGTCTCGCGCTGCTGGCGGATACGCCCGGCGCGTACGCCGCCGCGTTCACCCTCGACGCGGCCGCGTTCGTGGTGTCGGCCGTGCTGCTGCGCCTGCTGCCGGCCGTCGCGCCGGTGCCGCGAGTAGAGGGCGAGCCGGCGCTGGCCGTGCTGCGCGACCGGCCGTATGCGCTCGTCACGCTGCTGAACGCGATCCTGTTGCTGCGCATGCCGTTGCTGAGCTTCGCGATTCCACTGTGGATCGTCTCGCGGACCGCCGCTCCCGAGTGGACGGTGTCGGCCCTGTTCGTGCTGAACACGATCGTGGTCGTGCTGGGCCAGGTCCGCGTGGCGACGCGCGTGACCGGCCTGCCCTCGGCGAAGCGGCTGGTGCGGCACTCCGGCGTGCTGCTGGCCGCCTCGTGCGTCACCTTCGCACTCTCGGCGACGGGCTCATCGGCGACGGTGGCCGTCGCGGTCCTCGTCGCCGGAGCGCTGCTACAGGCACTCGGGGAGATGCTGCAGTCGGCCGGCACCTGGGAAATCGGCTTCGCCCTCGCGCCCGCCGCGCGGCAGGGCCAGTACCAGGGCTTCTTCGGCACCGGCACGTCCGTGGCCCGCATGGCGGGCCCGGCGCTGCTCAGCACGGCGCTCGTCCAGTGGGGCACCCCCGGCTGGCTGCTGGTCGGCGCGGTGTTCGCCGCCGCCGGGTGGGCGATGGGTCCCGCCGTCCGGTGGGCCGGGCAGCGAGGCTGA